Proteins from one Acropora muricata isolate sample 2 chromosome 9, ASM3666990v1, whole genome shotgun sequence genomic window:
- the LOC136927851 gene encoding uncharacterized protein, translated as MAGVAGSNRFPANVPDTPPSSPEELYRDSADVILATMLPNRSWQTLLNFLNIGRSRVSFFFFFIYWRFIILLLLIMIIIILRR; from the exons ATGGCGGGGGTGGCGGGAAGTAATCGGTTTCCGGCCAATGTGCCCGACACTCCTCCGTCTTCGCCAGAAGAGTtatac CGGGATTCAGCTGACGTGATACTGGCAACCATGCTCCCAAACCGATCGTGGCAAACGCTCCTGAATTTTCTTAACATTGGTCGTAGCAGGgtaagctttttcttttttttcatttattggcGATTTATCATTTTGTTACtgttgataatgataataataatattaagacGATAA